A part of Arachis hypogaea cultivar Tifrunner chromosome 12, arahy.Tifrunner.gnm2.J5K5, whole genome shotgun sequence genomic DNA contains:
- the LOC112726538 gene encoding ras-related protein RABA3, producing the protein MKMNGVEAEKKQYNESEKIIGYYDDDVNEKIDYVFKVVVIGDSSVGKTQMLSRFAKNEFCFDSKSTIGVEFQTRTLTINGKVIKAQIWDTAGQERYRAVTSAYYRGALGAMLVYDITKRESFDHVTRWIEELRSHADSSIVIMLIGNKCDLVDLRMVSTEDAIEFAEEQGLFFSETSALNGNNVESAFLKLLQEIHNRVVSKKKSLECGSGDDDIIGNGGNNSSNTLKGSKIDVILGHELEISEMKKLSSCSC; encoded by the exons ATGAAAATGAATGGTGTTGAGGCTGAAAAAAAACAATATAATgagagtgagaaaataatagggTATTATGATGATGATGTGAATGAGAAAATAGATTATGTGTTTAAGGTTGTGGTGATTGGAGATTCATCAGTGGGAAAGACTCAAATGCTCTCAAGGTTTGCAAAGAATGAGTTTTGCTTTGACTCTAAGTCAACCATTGGTGTTGAGTTCCAAACTAGGACTCTCACCATTAATGGCAAAGTCATCAAGGCTCAGATCTGGGATACTGCTGGCCAAGAAAG GTACAGGGCAGTGACAAGTGCATATTACAGAGGAGCATTAGGGGCAATGTTGGTATATGACATAACAAAGAGAGAATCATTTGATCATGTTACAAGGTGGATTGAAGAACTAAGATCACATGCAGATAGCTCCATTGTGATCATGTTAATTGGTAACAAATGTGACCTTGTTGACCTAAGAATGGTGTCAACTGAAGATGCAATTGAATTTGCTGAAGAACAAGGCCTTTTCTTCTCTGAGACTTCAGCACTCAATGGTAACAATGTGGAAAGTGCTTTTCTTAAATTGCTTCAAGAGATTCATAATAGGGTTGTTTCTAAGAAGAAAAGTTTGGAATGTGGTAGTGGTGATGATGACATTATTGGTAATGGTGGTAATAATAGTAGCAACACACTTAAAGGATCTAAGATTGATGTAATTTTAGGTCATGAATTGGAAATTAGTGAGATGAAGAAGTTGTCTTCATGCTCATGTTGA